A window from Prochlorococcus marinus CUG1435 encodes these proteins:
- a CDS encoding Tab2/Atab2 family RNA-binding protein, whose product MSINNKTEPSLELKISDWELDFYSRPIIESNGKKRWELIICSKRSYKTENIFLWNKKCPANEVNSVWLTKALNEAINDAKKEGWAKPSIVRFWRSSMKSIIKKSLEATSIEALVSRRTYDLFDRIEFLEKEIYPKEKGYVRGVLAPNFTSKMENSPKPLPEAVRGDALTISEISIGELKSAENWPMEFGDIFPIKKDLYDNNLVPGLRLFSKDRSLALSAWFSCLEPIKLAIRKNQLILEASEDDKWLVTDLPEKDANILSKKFLENKKNSFGYQFISIQSTPYIEKFAGFWILRDIELIS is encoded by the coding sequence ATGAGTATCAATAATAAAACAGAACCAAGTCTTGAATTAAAAATTTCAGATTGGGAATTAGACTTTTACTCGAGACCAATTATTGAATCAAATGGAAAAAAAAGATGGGAGTTAATTATTTGTTCTAAAAGAAGTTATAAGACAGAAAATATTTTTCTTTGGAATAAAAAATGCCCTGCTAACGAAGTTAATTCAGTATGGCTTACAAAGGCACTAAATGAAGCAATTAATGATGCAAAAAAAGAAGGCTGGGCAAAACCCTCAATAGTTAGGTTTTGGAGATCGTCAATGAAATCTATCATTAAGAAATCTCTTGAGGCTACAAGTATTGAGGCTCTTGTTAGTAGAAGAACTTACGATTTATTCGATAGAATCGAATTCCTTGAAAAAGAGATTTATCCAAAGGAAAAAGGTTATGTAAGAGGGGTACTAGCTCCTAATTTCACTTCCAAAATGGAAAACTCCCCTAAACCTTTACCAGAAGCAGTGAGAGGTGATGCTTTAACTATCTCTGAAATATCTATTGGCGAATTAAAATCAGCAGAAAATTGGCCTATGGAATTTGGAGATATTTTCCCAATTAAGAAAGACTTGTATGATAATAATTTAGTGCCAGGATTAAGACTTTTTAGCAAAGATAGATCTCTAGCACTTTCAGCTTGGTTCAGTTGTTTAGAGCCTATTAAATTGGCTATAAGAAAGAATCAACTCATCCTAGAAGCTTCAGAAGACGATAAGTGGCTCGTAACAGATTTACCAGAAAAAGATGCAAACATTTTAAGTAAGAAGTTTTTAGAGAATAAAAAAAATTCTTTTGGTTATCAATTCATTTCCATACAGTCGACCCCATACATTGAAAAATTTGCAGGATTCTGGATCTTGAGAGATATTGAATTAATTTCATAA
- a CDS encoding S1 RNA-binding domain-containing protein, with protein sequence MGVNNKNTQDNIQQKGSKKPLQVLHISKKDTQKESQEITNEQTNSQEEIKRENIATKPQIFKDDSVKEIEDSNENTKNFDISQQNLNRPLNFSEQSTDLQLERTVDEFDFDESAFLEALNANEPIGATGETISGKVIAIESDGLYIDIGGKAPGYMPKKECGLGVITNFKEKFSIGLEMEVLVIREQNADGMVTVSARALILRQSWEKVSSSAKNGELIDVLINGFNRGGLTCDVDGLRGFIPRSQLENGQDHQSFVGKTLKVAFLEVNPESRKLVLSEKKASLVSKLTSLELGQLIEGEVLAVKPYGFFIDLGGASGLLHQSSLTNGSIRSLREIFREGEIIKALISEIDLEKGRIGLNTALLENSAGELIIDKQKVMQEATDRALKTKALFDKKEQDK encoded by the coding sequence ATGGGAGTCAATAATAAAAATACCCAAGATAATATCCAACAAAAGGGCAGTAAAAAACCTCTTCAGGTACTTCATATAAGCAAGAAAGATACTCAAAAAGAATCTCAAGAGATAACTAATGAGCAAACCAATTCGCAAGAAGAAATTAAAAGAGAAAATATTGCTACCAAACCTCAAATATTTAAAGATGATTCAGTAAAAGAAATTGAGGATAGTAATGAAAACACTAAGAATTTTGATATTTCACAACAAAATTTAAATAGACCCCTTAATTTTTCTGAGCAAAGTACAGATTTACAATTAGAAAGAACAGTTGATGAATTCGATTTTGACGAAAGTGCTTTTTTAGAGGCTTTAAATGCAAATGAGCCGATTGGGGCTACAGGAGAAACAATTTCAGGGAAGGTTATAGCGATCGAAAGTGATGGACTATATATTGATATTGGTGGAAAAGCACCTGGTTATATGCCCAAAAAAGAATGTGGGTTAGGCGTCATAACAAACTTTAAAGAAAAATTTTCTATTGGCCTTGAAATGGAAGTTTTGGTTATCAGGGAACAAAATGCTGATGGGATGGTAACAGTGAGCGCTCGGGCATTAATTCTCAGGCAAAGTTGGGAGAAAGTATCAAGTTCCGCAAAAAATGGTGAATTAATTGACGTTTTAATTAATGGTTTTAATAGAGGTGGGCTTACGTGTGATGTGGATGGATTAAGAGGATTCATCCCAAGATCCCAACTTGAAAATGGTCAAGATCATCAATCTTTTGTTGGCAAAACTTTAAAAGTAGCCTTTCTTGAGGTGAATCCAGAATCAAGAAAATTAGTTCTTTCTGAAAAGAAAGCATCATTAGTCTCTAAACTTACAAGTCTAGAATTGGGTCAATTAATTGAAGGGGAAGTTTTAGCAGTAAAACCATATGGATTCTTTATTGATTTAGGAGGGGCTAGTGGACTTCTTCATCAATCTTCACTAACAAATGGATCGATTCGTTCTTTACGAGAAATTTTTAGAGAAGGGGAAATTATAAAAGCTTTAATATCTGAAATTGATCTCGAAAAAGGGCGCATTGGTCTTAATACAGCACTCCTAGAAAACTCTGCCGGAGAATTAATTATTGATAAGCAAAAAGTTATGCAAGAAGCTACAGATAGAGCACTAAAAACCAAAGCACTCTTTGATAAAAAAGAACAAGATAAATGA